From the genome of Tenrec ecaudatus isolate mTenEca1 chromosome 1, mTenEca1.hap1, whole genome shotgun sequence:
GGAGGGGCTTGCTTGAAGCCATGCCACCTCCagaccaacccacccacccaagaAAGGTTGCGacccccaaggagtggctgtggGTTGGGTTCGGGTAGGTGGACATGCGCGGGCTGGCCCCCACGGGTGGGCGGGGTCTCACTTGAAGTAGCGGTTGGGCTTGTGGTGCAGCTTGCTGTGTGCCACCAGCTCCTGCATGCTGGGGAAGGTCTCAGCGCAGCTCAGGGCCGAGCAGCGGAACAGCTTGCCTGGACCGAGGGCAGAGGGCTGGGTGGGTGTTCAGGCATGGGGGCGAGGGGCTCTCCTGGCTGGCCTTTCCCCACCCCAGCTGGCCCCGACCCTACCTTCCAGGGACTGTGTGGGTGGGCAGTGGGTCCGAAGATGCTGTGCCAGGTCCCGCACGCTGGGGAAACTGAGGAAGCAGCCAGGACTGGAGCAGGGGACTTGCTTCCCTGCAGGACACAGAGCCGGGGTCACTGATCCCCTTCTCCACCGATGCTGCCTCcacacacagggctctgccttcTCGACTGACTGCATACTAACTGTATGCAGGCTGGGCGGCCTGCATACAGTTAGTGGTTAGGAAGGGGGGGGCACCTGCCATCCCTGTGGGTGGGCTGTGTTGGGAGACACCTAGGGTACCTTCACGCCTACTGTCTGCCCCAGGGTCTGTGACCCCCTCCCCCACGGCCCCATCACAGATCACCTGGTGGCAGGCGGCGCCTGGGAGGCCTCAGGTCCTCACTGGTCCCGGAGGCTGTGCTTGGGCTGGGTCCAGGGATGGGCTGGCTGCCCTCTCCCCCAGACCCCCCAAGTCCCCACACTGGGGGTGTGGCTGGCCAGTCAGGGCCTGGCTCTTCCTCCATGATGGAGGCAGTGGCCTCCGTGGCCACATCTGGGGACACCACTTCCTTGTCTGGCTCGCTGGAGCGGGGCTCCGCTGGGGTGGGTGAGTCCGGGTCCAGGCTCACGGgcacctcttccttctcctggtGGATGGGAGGGGTGAGCAGAAAGCCTGAGGGTCAGGGGAGGCTTGCTTCAGCTAGGGGGGTCCATCCCACATTCCAGGCCTCTGTACCCCAAACCCCAGAGGCTATGTCTAAGGTAAGATGGTTTGCATCTCCTAAACGCCCACCCTCTGGCTGGGCAGTGTCCCAAGTGCAGAAGATTGGCTGGGTACTTGTCTGGAATTCCGCCCCAACCTACCTCCCATCTCCAGCCTGGGGGCGTGGTTTCTAGGTGGTGGGCGGGGTAAAGGCGACATAGGCGGAGCTATAGGCTGGCCTAGATTAGGAAGATGCTGGCTAAAGGGAGGAGCCACCCCCATTCGCTTTGGGCTATATAGACTAATTTGGAGGTGCTTGGGGCCCAAAGGAGTCAGGCTTAGGGGCGTGGTCAGAGCTGTGGACCGGACCCTGTCGAAACCAGGCCCGGAAGTAGGTGTAGCGTGCTAGCCGGGTGACTGGGTGCCCGGATGTGGGGATGGCCGCTTGAGAGGTGGGTGTGTGCGTGCAGGAGGTCGCGCCCCCGCCTGTCCCCGGTGGTCCGCTGCGTTCGTGTCCCCGACGGCGTGCTCACCATCCTTGAGCCCTGCGATCTCTTGCTCCGGAGGGGCAAAGGCGGCTCGGGCGGAGACGGCAGCGGCGACTCCTCGGCTGTGTGGGCGCGCGCTCACGCCAGCGCCATCTTTCCTCGCTGCGAGCTCTCGCGAGAGCAGGAGCGGAGCCTCCGTTAGTGTCCCAGCGAGGGGGCGGGGCCTGAGGCCGTGCGATGCTGAGGCTCCTGCAGACGTGCCATCAAAGGCCGCTCCTTCCAGGCTGCGCGAGCCGGGTCCCACCTCCACGGCCTCAgtcctcatctgcaaaatgggcaCCTCCGTTCCTTGCCGTCAGCAGCCCTGGAAAGGCGATCCTCAGCCGCCTTCTCATCGTGTTGGCTGAAGTCGCCTCTTTGGagggaattttttaaaatgaattttagttGTGGATTTATATTTCAGAGCATCAACCCTGCGTGTAGAACAGTCTCAACCACACATCAACCTCTCTCCTTATTTTTACCCCCGTCCACGCCCAATAGCTCTTCTCCTGCTTCCCTTTGGAGGGAACTTGGCCACAATCGACAGCACTTTAAAAGTACCTAGTTCTGAGGTTAAGGGAGCCCTgtcggtgtagtgggttacacgtttgGCTGCTAATCGCGAGTTCAGCAAGCAGccagaagccaccagctgctgcgtgggagaaagacgaggctttctacgaccctaaagagttagtctcagaaaacccacaggagcattctaccctgtctatagggtccTATATATAGGTCTACATGGCCCTGCTTGGGAGTGGACCACTCAAGAATTCCCTCATAAGTGTCTACTGTGAGCTCATCAACATTTCTTGTTCTCGTAgatttgcatttgaaaaatggGAACTAGGCAACGAAGAAGCAAGGTGACAATAAGCAAATGCAAATGATTTTAGTGCTAttaacaccccaccaccaccatcaccaaaaaaaaaaaaatctaacctgCTATGGAGTGGGAGTCTAACCCGGAGCTTTCCCacttagggttcccaaggctgtaactatAACAGCGCcaactttctccccaggagcggctggtgggttggagtAAGCAGGCTGGTGGTGAAGGCTCTACAAAGACAGGAATCAGAAGGGCACAGGAGTGCTGTTTGGGGACCACTCTCTAGGAGGCGTCAGCGGAGCTGTCCTCCAGTGGCCAGGTGAAAGTCAAAGGAAGGCCAGAATGGCAGAGCTTCCCTGGGAGAGCAGGGTTGGGGATGCGAGGGACACGCTTGTCTTTTTCAAGGCTGGAGGTAATGCTCTGCTGCCCCCACTAGAGGCTCTTCGGGAGGAAAGGCTGGTCACACAGGGCCTGCGGGCCTGGGCGGGAGGAGCGGAGGAGCATGGTTCCTCTTCTAACCCTTGAAGGATGTCTAGCAGAGGGAGGTACACCGTCTGAGCACATCAGCACTGGCTGTCCTCTGGAGGATGAGTAATGGTCATCCTTATTGCTCAGGGCTCTGGAATACACTGTCAGCAAGTGAAACAGGGGTTTCTGTTCCGTTCCAGGGAAGCACAAAGTCCCCAGAGGGCACACGCACAAAGTCCCCAGAGGGCACACGCAGTTTGTGCTGaacagttgacagttcaaaccagccGGCAGCATTGCGTAAGAAAGGCCTGTCGATTTGCTTCTGTCCAGATTGTTGTTGTGTGAGGTGCCATTAAGTTGGCGCTCCGTGTACATAGTGACCtggcatacaacagaacaaaataccacgcagtccggcaccatcctcaaaattgctaCACTGTAGGCACTGTGTCGTTTTACCTTATTGAAGTTCTTTTTTGTGTGgatcttctgctttaccaagcaatttttttcccctctaaggattggtccctcctgagaagAGGTCCAGATTACATGAGACTAaagctgaaaacaacaacaacaaaaaaaaaacccaaacaaattcactgtcatggagttgattccaactcatagaggccTTTAAGGACAAGGTCgtgctgcccttgtggatttatgagactgtaattcttgacaggagtagaaagccttgtctttcccccacCCAGGAGACCAAGTCTTCGATAATCAAGAATAGTGAAAGTAGCACGGATTGCCAAAAGATCAAATAAATCTGTTttaggagaagtacagccagaatgcaccttcaGGGCAAGGATGAGgagccttcatctcacatactttggacacgtcaggAGAGGCTGGAGACTGGCATCGTGCTTGGCAGAgagaggccctcgacaagatgcattgacacagtggctgcgacactgggctcaaacaagaacagttgtgaagatggcgcagggctgggcagtgttttgttttgtcctgttgtacataggggttgctatgggtcggaagcaactcatggcacctaataacaagaaGTCTAACCCTCCTGGCTTCTACGGAcctttctggctctacttctaaaCAGATAGATGTGTTCGTTCTGCTGGTGGCCTATGGGATATTCGGtattttttcaccaacaccatcattatctggtcttccttattcattgtccaactttcttgTCCACAGGGAGCAACTTAACCAACCACAGCTTGCGTCAAGTGCCCTTCGGTCCTCAAGGTGACTTCATTTTAACACTCCACATGGGTCTTTTGCATAGTGTTTGCTCCCTGCAGCAGCGCATCGGACTCCCAAGAAGATGGCTTCGATGGAACACaacatgagggggggggggaggctcatCCACGAGCCGCGTGAGATGCAGATGGCACCACCCTGCCTTGCTGaaggcaaagaggacttgaaagaTTTACCGATGCAGATCAAAACGTGAATACTACTCCAACATCCCAATCAATCAAtaaacccacccacctacccaccctcACAACGAGGGCCCGGAGCAACATCATGATCGAAGGAGCAAAGGTGGAAGCCGGTCAAGGATTTCCGCGTACGTGGCTCCACAGTCTGCGTCCACAGCAGCAGCAGTCGGGGGAAtccagagttctggaagggtgccAGTCTAGAAAACCCAAGAGGAGCGCGGGCAGTTCACTCCCAGATGCATGGAGGTTCGATGCTGGTTTACATGCAGTGACGTCATCAGAAGGTGGCACCCGAAAGTGGGAGAGCATGAGGACTTTTAAGTAGGAAGCAGACCACCCaggggtgcctcggaagaaagatttggcaaaaacaaacaaacaaaacaaaaaagaaagatttggcaatctgtttccaaaaaGCCACAACCTTACCACCCCTGTGGAACCCTGTGCAACTTCGGTACACACGGGCACCACAATCTGAACTCACCGAGGCCAGCTGACACCCCCCAAGATCCTTTTATTCCATGAAAACCTGGGTaccacccctccaccaccacccccaagccGGGCATGATGTACGCAGTCAGCATCACTGACTCGTGTGTGCAAAAAAGAAATTGGTGGGCAAATGTTTGGCTATGTCtgtatttcaattttttaatCACTGTGAAAGGTAAGCATTCTTatctggaaaacacacacaccacacacacacacacacacacacagttttacaGAAAGGATCCGTAAAACCTCACTAACTTGGAAAAAATGAAGATTGTGGAGATGTTGGTCAGAGAGGGgtgtgtggggaaggtggggcGAGGTCTCGGGCCCCAGCAGAGGCAGAGTGCAAAACAGTCAACAGgctgtggggcaggggcagggggttcCAGGTTTCAGCTCTTTCTGTCTGTAACCTACATGTGAGGCCAGATGCTTGCTGCCTCCTTAGATGACCTGGCAAACCTACTCCCTTCTCTGTCCCCAGCAAGCAACCCAACTCCTTCCCGTGGAGGCTTTACgaaccaaaaagccaaactcactgccactgagttgattctgactcccagcaaccctgtgagaCGCAGAGAAcagctgagtttctgagactgtcctttccaggagtagaaaacatCCTCCTTTCTCTTGAGGGAaggctgctggtttggaactgctgaccttgcaaccggttagcagtccaacacagaaCTCCGCgtgaccagggctcctgtccAGAAGCTCCGGCTGCAAGCGTTGCTGGCTGGGGGCAGCGGTCAGGGTGACCAAGTGAAGAGCAAGCGGGGAAGGAAGCCCTGGGTCCTCCCAAGGAGCTTGGTGGTGTGATGGTTCAGTGGTTGGCTGATAACTGGAACCGGCAGTGGGTCTTCAGGAGGCAGACGTGGTCGTCTTCTTCTTAAAGGTTTACAGTTCCTGAAACCTTGTGCAgaatttctaccctgccctgcagggtcggcCATGAGTCGACTCGATGGCCCATGTCAGCAATAGCCATTCTTCCAAAGCC
Proteins encoded in this window:
- the ZNF414 gene encoding zinc finger protein 414 isoform X1; translated protein: MEKEEVPVSLDPDSPTPAEPRSSEPDKEVVSPDVATEATASIMEEEPGPDWPATPPVWGLGGSGGEGSQPIPGPSPSTASGTSEDLRPPRRRLPPGKQVPCSSPGCFLSFPSVRDLAQHLRTHCPPTQSLEGKLFRCSALSCAETFPSMQELVAHSKLHHKPNRYFKCENCLLRFRTHRSLFKHLHVCAEHAQSPAPPPPPALDKEPPAPERPPEADPALAPSLPLPLLEPYTTHVPTPTGPFLPYLNPAPFGLSPPRLRPFLAAAPGPPTSSAAVWKKNQGAGGSPRRPQGGAEAPSGACR